In Nostoc sp. GT001, a genomic segment contains:
- the cobD gene encoding threonine-phosphate decarboxylase CobD: MRQPAHGGNLAWAAALAGCPPDAILDFSASISPLGPPNSAIAAIKSHIGNLKHYPDPNYSELRLALSHFHQVPSEWILPGNGSAELLTLIGRELAQLAATILITPAFGDYYRTLAGYNANVLECPLSLVLSEVVGAASRREVLVTGHWSLFLDKGQGTKDKGLLLNNPHNPTGKLFSRESILPYLEQFALVVVDEAFMDFVPPNEEQSLIPVVQEYPNLVVLRSLTKFYSLPGLRLGYAIAHPDCLAKWQLWRDPWPVNTLAAAAAIAALQDTEFQQQTWAWLTPARNQLFQGLAEIPGLQPQASAANFLLVESQESTSQLQQQLLKYHQILIRDCLSFKELGDRFFRVAVREESDNQRLLTALKES, encoded by the coding sequence ATGCGGCAACCTGCACACGGGGGAAATTTAGCCTGGGCAGCAGCACTGGCTGGCTGTCCCCCTGATGCTATTCTGGATTTTTCTGCTAGCATCAGCCCATTGGGCCCTCCAAATAGCGCGATCGCTGCTATTAAGTCCCACATTGGTAATCTTAAGCACTATCCAGACCCAAACTATAGTGAACTGAGACTAGCTCTCAGTCACTTCCATCAAGTGCCGTCTGAGTGGATTCTGCCGGGTAACGGCTCCGCAGAATTACTCACTTTAATCGGTAGGGAATTAGCTCAATTAGCCGCGACAATTTTAATCACTCCAGCCTTTGGCGATTACTACCGAACCTTGGCAGGGTACAACGCTAATGTGCTGGAGTGTCCTTTGTCACTTGTACTGAGCGAAGTCGTTGGCGCAGCCTCTCGTAGAGAAGTATTAGTCACTGGTCATTGGTCATTATTCCTTGACAAAGGACAGGGGACAAAGGACAAAGGACTATTGCTAAATAACCCCCACAACCCAACTGGAAAACTATTTTCACGGGAGTCTATTTTGCCCTATCTGGAGCAATTTGCTTTGGTTGTGGTGGATGAAGCATTTATGGATTTTGTGCCGCCCAATGAGGAACAAAGCCTGATTCCGGTGGTGCAAGAATATCCGAATTTAGTAGTATTGCGATCGCTGACCAAATTTTACAGTCTCCCAGGATTACGATTAGGATATGCGATCGCACATCCTGATTGCCTAGCTAAATGGCAGCTATGGCGAGATCCTTGGCCTGTAAACACACTAGCGGCGGCGGCGGCAATTGCAGCACTCCAAGATACGGAGTTTCAGCAGCAAACCTGGGCATGGCTAACACCTGCACGAAACCAACTGTTTCAGGGTTTAGCTGAAATCCCAGGATTGCAACCCCAAGCAAGTGCTGCTAACTTTTTACTGGTTGAGTCCCAAGAATCTACTTCCCAGTTACAGCAACAATTACTCAAGTATCACCAGATTTTAATCCGCGATTGCCTTAGTTTTAAAGAACTAGGCGATCGCTTTTTCCGGGTTGCTGTACGTGAAGAGTCCGATAACCAACGCTTACTAACAGCGCTAAAAGAGAGTTAG
- a CDS encoding NAD(P)/FAD-dependent oxidoreductase, protein MTVDYDVVIIGGSLAGYYAALAATQLRATVALVQPKVDYGFTHHHALTEIGKLAQKLKDAAGFGIYATHTDTSEECHISMAWQEAMLYAQCVASNLQEQHSLAILAAQGVDIIVGSGQFQSSPQLAFAVNNRLLRARTYLLASGSRPEIPEIEGLQATGYLTLSNIWQSFQGTTLPKNWVIIGGIPQSIEIAQTLARFGCSVTLVVKHPYVLPYLDPEIAILLQAQLEVEGVRVLTEKPVTQVRLIENKKWIQAGDKAIETDEILVATGQQPNLEPLNLAAVGVKWHRRSLVVNDKLQTTNHRIYACGDVIGGYDFANIANYEAKIALNNALFFPRLRVNYPSIPWAIFSVPMLAQVGLTEAQAKRQFRRNEVLVLRQYFKTVAAAQLRDETTGMCKLIVLRNGEILGASILGAEAGELINLIALAISQKIKVKHLANLSPAYPSFSEILERTAREWSKQKLNTNIPLQEFLEGFFHFRRNWN, encoded by the coding sequence GTGACCGTTGACTACGATGTTGTAATTATTGGCGGCAGTCTTGCTGGATACTATGCTGCACTTGCTGCAACCCAACTGCGTGCTACAGTTGCCCTGGTACAACCCAAAGTAGACTACGGGTTTACTCATCACCATGCTCTTACCGAAATTGGTAAACTAGCGCAGAAGTTGAAGGATGCGGCTGGTTTTGGTATTTATGCCACACACACTGATACCTCAGAAGAATGCCATATATCTATGGCATGGCAAGAAGCGATGCTGTATGCTCAATGCGTCGCCTCAAATCTCCAAGAACAGCATTCCCTAGCCATCCTAGCGGCGCAGGGGGTCGATATCATCGTTGGCAGTGGTCAATTTCAATCTTCACCCCAACTGGCTTTTGCCGTTAACAATCGCCTACTACGCGCCCGTACTTATTTGCTGGCTAGTGGTTCGCGTCCAGAAATTCCTGAGATTGAAGGATTACAAGCCACTGGCTATCTAACCCTTTCTAATATTTGGCAATCTTTCCAGGGAACGACATTACCCAAAAATTGGGTAATTATCGGTGGAATTCCCCAAAGCATTGAAATTGCTCAAACTTTAGCAAGGTTTGGTTGCAGTGTGACGCTGGTAGTCAAGCATCCTTATGTTCTTCCCTATCTAGACCCTGAGATAGCCATATTGCTTCAGGCGCAGTTGGAAGTAGAAGGTGTGCGTGTCCTCACCGAAAAACCAGTAACTCAGGTGAGGCTAATTGAAAATAAAAAGTGGATTCAAGCAGGAGATAAGGCCATTGAAACTGATGAAATTTTAGTGGCGACTGGACAACAACCGAATCTTGAACCTCTAAATCTGGCAGCAGTAGGTGTGAAATGGCATCGTCGTAGCTTAGTGGTAAATGATAAACTGCAAACCACTAACCACCGTATTTATGCTTGTGGTGATGTAATTGGTGGTTACGACTTTGCCAATATCGCTAATTATGAAGCAAAAATTGCCCTGAACAATGCATTATTTTTTCCCAGGTTACGAGTAAATTATCCCTCAATTCCTTGGGCGATATTTTCTGTGCCGATGCTGGCACAAGTTGGTTTGACAGAGGCACAGGCAAAACGCCAATTTCGTCGAAATGAAGTTTTAGTTTTGCGACAATATTTTAAAACAGTGGCAGCAGCCCAACTTCGGGATGAAACCACTGGTATGTGTAAATTAATTGTGCTACGCAATGGGGAAATTTTGGGAGCTTCGATATTGGGGGCAGAAGCTGGCGAATTAATTAATTTGATTGCCTTGGCAATATCACAAAAAATTAAAGTCAAACATCTAGCAAATTTATCTCCTGCCTATCCCAGTTTCTCAGAAATTCTGGAACGAACTGCAAGAGAGTGGAGTAAGCAAAAGTTAAATACCAACATTCCTTTGCAAGAGTTTTTAGAAGGCTTCTTCCATTTCCGCCGCAATTGGAATTAG
- a CDS encoding DUF4360 domain-containing protein produces the protein MNFKQFGVLLSISTILGLNVIGTKVLAQESPSITFGDAIGSGGCIVDDQLAGEDGRTLSIVLDNFSAFNGQRQRCILRVQTFIPSGFIIQDVQVLYQGTTDIDSKSRGTSLNRTYSFSGGAFGQAVAPPKTTKFTSSKAFAEQDEITVLAASGLCSGGGQGLLGINLIAQSSAGSSIFVDTADINAGDVRLFFDLKRCD, from the coding sequence ATGAACTTTAAACAATTTGGTGTATTACTTTCTATATCTACAATTCTTGGACTCAACGTGATTGGGACCAAGGTTTTGGCTCAAGAGTCGCCTAGTATTACTTTTGGAGATGCAATCGGGTCTGGTGGATGTATTGTTGACGATCAGCTTGCTGGAGAGGATGGTAGAACCTTATCGATCGTCTTGGATAACTTTAGTGCATTCAATGGTCAGCGTCAAAGGTGTATTTTACGCGTTCAAACTTTTATTCCAAGTGGTTTCATCATCCAAGATGTACAAGTACTGTACCAAGGCACTACTGATATTGATAGCAAGAGTAGAGGTACCAGTTTAAACAGAACTTATAGCTTTAGTGGTGGTGCTTTTGGTCAAGCTGTAGCTCCCCCTAAAACTACCAAGTTTACATCTAGTAAGGCATTTGCGGAGCAAGATGAGATTACTGTTCTAGCTGCTTCAGGTTTATGTAGTGGTGGTGGGCAAGGACTATTAGGTATTAATCTGATTGCACAATCCTCAGCAGGAAGTTCTATTTTCGTTGATACAGCCGATATCAATGCTGGGGATGTGAGACTGTTTTTTGACCTAAAGCGTTGCGACTAG
- a CDS encoding phosphatidate cytidylyltransferase, producing MTNDFIGLAISYVYAISLLVIGEGLRRLFGVKPDLTRKVIHIGAGMWAFGVLLLFSHWEIGIIPFATFIGLNYLFYRYRIIGAMDTQDSSPGTVYFAISVTLLFGLLWRPDGPVDSAPIAVAGIMAMTWGDALAALIGKRFGQHKYQVGSSIRSWEGSAAMFIASTVVIFLVLLLLPGSSLSPFATPLSLGWAFLTAVVTATFATLAEAVSSHGTDNLSVPLTAAGVVWIFMRVCRALPITSFPV from the coding sequence ATGACAAATGATTTTATCGGGCTAGCAATTTCTTATGTTTACGCTATCAGTCTGCTTGTGATTGGCGAGGGACTACGTAGGCTATTTGGTGTAAAGCCGGATTTGACCCGCAAGGTAATCCATATTGGTGCAGGGATGTGGGCTTTCGGAGTCCTGCTACTGTTTAGCCACTGGGAAATCGGGATTATACCTTTTGCTACCTTTATCGGACTAAACTACTTGTTTTACCGCTACCGAATCATCGGCGCAATGGATACCCAAGATAGCTCACCCGGCACAGTTTATTTCGCTATCTCAGTGACATTGCTGTTCGGGCTATTGTGGCGACCAGATGGGCCAGTAGATAGCGCCCCAATTGCTGTAGCTGGGATCATGGCAATGACCTGGGGTGACGCACTAGCAGCATTAATCGGTAAACGTTTTGGGCAACATAAATACCAAGTGGGAAGTTCTATACGTTCCTGGGAAGGTTCAGCAGCAATGTTTATAGCGAGTACAGTAGTAATTTTCTTGGTGCTGTTACTGCTACCTGGTTCGTCGCTGAGTCCTTTTGCAACGCCTTTAAGTTTAGGATGGGCCTTTTTGACGGCAGTAGTAACTGCTACTTTCGCAACTCTAGCAGAGGCAGTCTCATCCCACGGCACAGATAACCTCAGCGTACCTCTAACAGCGGCGGGAGTAGTTTGGATTTTCATGCGAGTTTGTAGGGCACTCCCAATTACCTCGTTCCCAGTCTAA
- a CDS encoding DUF3685 domain-containing protein, which yields MSDRPLKLLLIDQDPIFRLGLRIALEAIPNLEAIAVVETDTVALQILAEIAEKDPNQVNLVVLEFGNGRSTTSQQLGLQFCRQLRALYPNLPILLLSSIQEQGLLLAAKSVGVNGYCPKGTPLPELVAAMQEVANGGSYWFQDTEAIITPNSSLLTPHSPLPFSKLRNNLHLSGITNIDATLAAVTAQLQIPGLPVLDRAILAGQRRELLAARWLLNRLLLSPQERQKEQIPAADEPLLTPLFSSAIQQRQTVSPLLSPGTLQSALFTSCVTKLQLPLRNVTDIPLEIDIFREDKKRELLYLILQKLSEQLDELRTSQIEINQLNELKNTLIRDLWQAAIIDFFGKFSQIKIVNQNIEIVNLLLQNTEVVQRDILNKIPLIGDLYSYLLFQTELNIDNTCYPVVSAEAKSQALMILENLLIQVANGVVQPLLNYLADVEEIKQNFYGRQLISTREIERFRNELSWKYRLKNYIDEPKAVFESRYELFVIAPRGIANISVYAPRNQELVKLSNIPLVVTLLLEFSDAIAPRLKSLLAVFGSGIVFILTQIVGRGLGLIGRGILQGIGSVSSVEKNLRRNSDRPK from the coding sequence ATGAGCGATCGCCCTTTAAAATTATTGTTAATCGACCAAGACCCGATTTTTCGTCTGGGATTACGGATAGCTTTAGAAGCGATTCCTAATCTCGAAGCGATCGCAGTTGTAGAAACTGACACCGTTGCCTTGCAGATTTTAGCAGAAATTGCCGAAAAAGACCCTAACCAGGTAAATTTAGTAGTTTTAGAATTCGGTAATGGTCGCTCCACAACCAGTCAACAGCTAGGTTTACAATTCTGTCGGCAACTCAGAGCCTTATATCCCAACCTACCAATCCTGCTCCTCAGTTCTATTCAAGAACAAGGACTGCTATTAGCTGCAAAATCTGTTGGTGTAAATGGCTACTGCCCCAAAGGTACGCCACTTCCTGAGTTAGTCGCCGCCATGCAAGAAGTTGCAAATGGTGGTTCCTATTGGTTCCAGGACACAGAAGCAATAATAACTCCTAACTCCTCACTCCTAACTCCTCACTCCCCACTCCCCTTCTCTAAACTGCGAAATAATTTACATTTGTCAGGAATCACTAACATTGATGCTACCCTAGCCGCAGTAACAGCACAATTACAAATTCCTGGTCTACCAGTACTAGATCGAGCCATTCTAGCTGGACAGCGGCGAGAACTGCTAGCGGCTCGTTGGTTGTTAAATCGGTTGTTGCTTTCACCACAAGAAAGGCAAAAAGAACAGATTCCGGCTGCTGATGAGCCACTTTTGACTCCTTTATTCAGTAGTGCCATTCAGCAAAGGCAAACTGTATCACCTTTACTGAGTCCGGGAACCCTACAATCTGCCTTGTTTACATCTTGTGTGACTAAACTTCAATTGCCTTTACGAAATGTCACAGATATTCCTTTAGAAATTGATATCTTTCGTGAAGATAAAAAACGGGAATTACTTTATCTGATCCTACAAAAGTTGAGTGAACAGTTGGATGAATTGCGTACTTCTCAAATAGAGATAAATCAATTAAATGAACTAAAAAATACTTTAATACGTGATTTATGGCAAGCAGCAATTATAGATTTTTTTGGGAAGTTTTCTCAGATCAAAATAGTTAATCAAAACATAGAGATAGTTAATTTATTGCTGCAAAATACAGAGGTTGTACAAAGAGATATTCTCAATAAGATCCCGCTAATTGGTGATTTGTATTCTTATCTCTTATTTCAAACAGAGTTGAACATTGATAATACCTGCTATCCAGTAGTGAGTGCTGAAGCTAAATCTCAAGCATTAATGATTTTAGAGAACTTATTGATTCAGGTAGCGAATGGAGTAGTGCAACCACTATTAAATTATTTAGCAGATGTAGAAGAGATTAAGCAAAACTTTTATGGACGGCAATTGATTTCTACAAGAGAAATTGAGCGGTTTAGAAATGAGTTGTCTTGGAAATATAGATTAAAAAATTATATAGATGAGCCAAAAGCCGTTTTTGAAAGTCGCTATGAGCTATTTGTGATTGCACCTCGTGGCATTGCCAATATTTCAGTTTATGCTCCTCGGAATCAGGAATTAGTAAAACTTTCTAATATTCCCTTAGTAGTGACATTGCTCCTAGAATTTAGTGATGCGATCGCACCGCGTTTAAAATCACTATTAGCTGTTTTCGGTAGCGGTATAGTTTTTATCCTTACCCAAATAGTTGGTCGAGGTTTAGGTTTAATCGGTCGTGGTATTCTTCAAGGTATTGGTAGCGTTTCGTCAGTAGAAAAGAACTTGAGACGAAATAGCGATCGACCTAAGTGA